From the Plasmodium vivax chromosome 5, whole genome shotgun sequence genome, one window contains:
- a CDS encoding hypothetical protein, conserved (encoded by transcript PVX_090010A), which produces MNFSSAPVENKSDLLKGKGDAETSRELLEMIMNNCDGPNFKVTVNDSREFFGALAYVDKYNLFLTDCEERYTGSQPYTRNCGDILIPFKIIKLVEIKKGYFDSCYEELKNAQQK; this is translated from the exons ATGAACTTCTCATCAGCCCCTGTCGAAAATAAAAGTGATTTActaaaggggaagggggatGCAGAAACGTCCAGGGAGCTGCTAGAG atgaTCATGAACAACTGCGATGGGCCAAACTTCAAAGTGACGGTGAATGACAGCCGGGAGTTTTTTGGCGCCCTGGCATACGTGGACAAGTACAATTTATTTCTCACCGACTGCGAAGAGCGCTACACAG GCAGCCAACCGTACACACGTAACTGCGGGGACATCCTAATTCCGTTTAAGATAATCAAGTTggtggaaattaaaaagggttACTTTGACAGCTGCTACGAGGAACTAAAAAACGCGCAGCAGAAGTAG
- a CDS encoding trafficking protein particle complex subunit 3, putative (encoded by transcript PVX_090015A): MSKDKYQKQGDAIFAKLEKVNSELLSLTYGALVSQLLKDLELVEEVNEQLEKMGNNIGIRLIEEFLAKSDISFCEDFEETVEVIAKVAFKMFLGISGNVSCVDKETNVYSITFDRNPLSDFVELPKSLSSLNYCSLLCGVIRGALEQIRIKVNCYFVKDMLKGDDYYEIYIQLLEVMKEEILNDEES; the protein is encoded by the exons ATGTCGAAAGATAAATACCAAAAGCAAGGAGATGCCATCTTTGCCAAGCTAGAAAAAGTG AACTCAGAGCTGCTCTCCTTGACGTATGGCGCGCTTGTGAGTCAACTCTTAAAGGACCTCGAACTGGTGGAGGAAGTTAATGAGcagttggaaaaaat GGGAAACAACATAGGCATACGACTGATCGAGGAGTTCCTGGCAAAATCGGACATTTCGTTTTGTGAGGACTTCGAGGAGACCGTGGAGGTCATAGCTAAG GTGGCATTCAAGATGTTCCTCGGCATAAGCGGGAACGTGTCCTGCGTAGACAAAGAGACGAATGTGTATTCCATAACCTTTGATCGAAACCCGCTAAGCGATTTTGTGGAGCTCCCCAAATCTCTGTCGTCCCTGAATTATTGCAGCCTGCTGTGCGGAGTCATCCGGGGCGCCCTCGAGCAG atcCGCATAAAAGTGAACTGCTACTTTGTGAAGGACATGCTGAAGGGAGACGACTACTACGAGATTTACATTCAGCTGCTGGAG GTTAtgaaggaagaaattttaaatgacgAAGAGTCGTGA
- a CDS encoding hypothetical protein, conserved (encoded by transcript PVX_090020A) has translation MGDQENWDKREANEGVRRGGEVNSGSDELATRGDLATRGDLATRGDLATRDEASAGDAKKKTASQFSILEQLSMLNKKRKKLSREKEGWEVISNISKYSSDHNKETEKKKILICLGNNHFGQLGFQENVKIGIVDFSTVLISKRYPASERGRRGGLQTGGDETGGDETIGGDDGGGETAGGEVAGGEVAGGEAAGGGAEGTPERRRRYNSLARELKQRNNLAREMKRRNINSSFYNSQSYNTLRRNEIYNDILTRLPNDFSISTIKKIKIDEQVGKSMSKGDVHDLLGKRRTESGGGRRRRSVTSEEGKDKNKQNGKRVVKEEPHGKLLLHRRRSSTCNRAGNTRVNPSRDTNYLTRNRYEEGAVEKKKRFFSENEKDKDYQRRIRQYSDFFKTGEYVAGGSGGQAGTPRQVAVRSQLEVLKREEVLKRGDVPNQADVPNQVNTSNSPNSNSHLADGGNKQGEDHLFFNPEIINCGKYHSGVVSKNGFVCLWGLNCYGQLGVNPNKSVHTCYRRTKLKTLKRDLEDEHNAEEEKKKRKKKKKKDAAARRTIFSPIKKEKTVLSPYIHKLVPLKHFGHKHKVKDISLGSFHTLLLTYDGFVFTFGCNKKAQLGLPNGYHRKVSHTSRPFLLPLVIVERGMQKSHPRYGRTNTFFFSSKTTYANIAHPVISINCGAYNSAVIDANRKLWIWGWNKFGQIDNSYAVEKMKKKEREEEAHVCKTCSGGRIHVGMMNLKRISEMVQRGGEHIKKKLTSKERLHVKGEDGHKDKRGRHKKSNKLVNVPRNVKIKDKSVLQVSLGKYHSLCLTEDKSVYIWGYLKRKKGKKKGGGAGGSDGEAEAEAGAYGDGGGKKCSYVLPCCGGGEYYRNITRVTKISCLSHLYISSIASSSTHTAFVAPITYIDERSVGERSTGERGVDSRGGPRSAISAGGGEKVGDKFRYNILLKNEGSHLLKYYSEQVITRGGDNIFYVKYADLILLISGPPRGGEGDVTAQGIHPRDNVYLINNSLHVSNVYSHGSNYYLDFGGRGGRAAGQAEDSPGRGGYVSGVSGVSGASPVSGTDRVRKILQPLLLSNNNNLNRVDLLQIFQVAMGKNFAIFLTSSPSINRILNKKKIDYINNICSLDVLRNKIPERNLFIIGKSDFHHIILPSNCKQTSIPVCLHKNKLINEVLLRNKKHNFLNISRRKKHSDQISYHNKMLNLKHLHGKIKKSVTNCSLLYNDVDQQRFSLILDAAGANRSSLAAYKLNSANCGTSSSRNRKSISYVQSSSDRVSSSHGHSNGHSNSNSNRNSSSNRNIFHFNLGQRRGTAARGKCASSEDRFSAAREGSSRVSSHVSSGRAESNQVSSHVSSGREESNPVSSSHVSSSREESNQVSSHVSSGREESNPVSSSHVSSSHVSRSREESNHEESNREQSNQEGAPGGAHKEERAGAPLSGKEQKDSLSSSSNEGDLKREDNPQSGAHLGMPSEEPHLYEEPGEYYPIGKAKQVSSAWGTPGEQLDHSQSTQNDGKHFSYKSSSRSSSSCNNYRASGQAVERDNQAVMGACSIVGGAKKEEMCGENANGKGDGEEKGREVGGENEKKDGQESGPPAKERRKSSTCVNKKKLFRNMILQAIDKINDNFLNQKNESGRLVDCEQVKLKFKVFKRRRSCLWNYFTYHHTKRKGPLGFNLSENIVNITLLDVACGDYHSLILLEVDTLT, from the coding sequence ATGGGCGATCAGGAAAATTGGGATAAGAGGGAGGCAAACGAAGGCGtccgcagggggggagaagtgaaTAGCGGCAGTGATGAACTAGCCACTCGGGGTGACCTCGCCACACGGGGTGATCTCGCCACACGGGGAGACCTCGCGACGCGGGACGAAGCCTCCGCGGGAGacgcgaagaagaagaccgCGTCTCAGTTCAGCATCCTGGAGCAGCTGTCCATGCTaaacaaaaagagaaaaaagctGTCAAGAGAGAAGGAAGGATGGGAGGTCATTTCAAACATTTCCAAGTATTCATCAGACCATAACAAAGaaacggaaaagaaaaagatactCATCTGTTTAGGGAACAACCATTTTGGGCAGCTAGGGTTCCAGGAGAACGTTAAAATTGGCATCGTGGACTTCTCCACGGTCCTCATTAGTAAGAGGTACCCCGCGAGTGAGAGGGGCCGCCGGGGGGGCCTCCAAACGGGTGGCGACGAAACGGGTGGTGATGAAACGATTGGCGGTGACGACGGTGGGGGGGAGACTGCCGGGGGTGAAGTTGCCGGGGGTGAAGTTGCCGGGGGTGAAGCTGCTGGCGGCGGAGCGGAGGGGACCCCGGAGAGGCGCAGAAGGTACAACAGCCTGGCCAGGGAATTGAAGCAGCGGAACAACCTCGCGAGGGAAATGAAGCGGAGGAACATCAACTCCTCCTTCTACAACAGCCAGTCGTATAACACCCTGAGGAGGAACGAAATATACAACGACATCCTGACGAGACTCCCGAACGATTTTAGCATCTCCACGATTAAGAAAATCAAAATTGATGAGCAAGTTGGGAAGAGCATGAGCAAAGGGGACGTGCACGACTTGCTAGGAAAGAGACGCACGGAGAGCGGCGGTGGAAGGAGGCGCAGGAGCGTCACTAGTGAGGAggggaaagacaaaaataagcaaaatggcaaGCGCGTTGTAAAGGAGGAGCCACATGGGAAGCTACTCCTAcacaggaggagaagcagcaccTGCAACAGGGCAGGCAACACCCGGGTGAACCCCAGCAGAGACACGAACTACCTCACGAGGAACAGGTACGAGGAAGGGGCagtggagaagaagaaaaggttCTTTtctgaaaatgaaaaggacaAGGACTACCAGAGGAGGATCCGCCAGTATAGCGACTTTTTCAAAACGGGTGAGTACGTGGCGGGGGGAAGTGGCGGTCAAGCGGGGACCCCGCGCCAGGTGGCGGTGCGAAGCCAATTGGAAGTGCTAAAACGGGAGGAAGTGCTAAAACGGGGGGACGTCCCAAACCAGGCGGACGTCCCAAACCAGGTGAACACGAGCAACAGCCCCAACAGCAACAGCCACTTAGCCGATGGAGGGAACAAGCAGGGGGAGGACCACCTCTTCTTTAACCCAGAGATAATAAACTGCGGCAAGTACCACTCTGGGGTggttagcaaaaatgggtttGTCTGTCTGTGGGGGCTGAACTGCTACGGACAGCTCGGTGTGAATCCGAACAAGTCAGTCCACACGTGTTATAGAAGGACCAAATTGAAAACGTTGAAAAGGGACCTCGAAGATGAGCACAAtgcagaggaggagaagaagaagaggaagaaaaaaaaaaaaaaagacgctGCTGCAAGGAGGACCATTTTCTCCCCTattaagaaagaaaaaacggtGCTCTCCCCCTACATACATAAATTAGTACCCTTAAAGCATTTTGGGCATAAGCATAAGGTGAAGGATATAAGCTTAGGGTCATTCCACACGTTACTACTCACATATGATGGGTTCGTCTTCACCTTCGGGTGCAACAAGAAGGCGCAGTTGGGGCTACCCAATGGGTACCACAGGAAGGTATCCCACACAAGCAGGCCGTTCCTACTGCCACTGGTGATTGTCGAACGAGGGATGCAGAAGAGCCACCCCCGCTACGGACGAACgaacacatttttcttttcatccaAAACGACATATGCAAATATTGCACACCCAGTTATTTCCATCAACTGTGGGGCGTATAACAGCGCGGTGATAGATGCTAATAGGAAGCTGTGGATTTGGGGCTGGAACAAGTTCGGCCAGATAGACAATTCTTATGCGGTagagaagatgaagaagaaggagcggGAGGAAGAGGCGCATGTGTGCAAGACGTGCAGTGGGGGCAGAATTCACGTGGGCATGATGAACCTGAAAAGGATAAGCGAAATggtgcaaagggggggagaacacataaaaaaaaaacttacatCCAAGGAGAGGTTACacgtaaaaggggaagacggGCATAAGGACAAACGTGGGAGACACAAGAAAAGCAACAAACTTGTGAACGTCCCCAGAAATGTTAAGATAAAAGATAAGAGTGTCCTGCAAGTCAGTTTGGGGAAGTACCACAGCCTCTGCCTGACGGAGGACAAGTCCGTTTACATATGGGGCTacttgaagaggaagaaaggaaagaagaagGGAGGAGGGGCAGGCGGATCAGacggagaagcagaagcggaAGCAGGGGCATACGGAgacgggggaggaaaaaaatgctcctaCGTCCTGCCATGCTGCGGAGGCGGCGAGTACTACAGGAACATCACCCGAGTGACGAAGATAAGCTGCTTGAGCCACTTGTACATCTCCAGCATCGCCTCCTCCAGCACGCACACGGCATTCGTTGCGCCAATTACCTACATCGATGAGAGAAGCGTCGGCGAAAGAAGCACTGGTGAGCGGGGTGTCGACTCGCGGGGGGGACCCAGAAGCGCCATCTCTGcaggaggaggggaaaaagtgGGAGACAAGTTCAGGTACAACATTCTTCTGAAAAATGAAGGCTCCCATTTATTGAAGTATTACTCTGAGCAGGTCATAACCAGGGGGGGAGACAACATCTTCTACGTCAAATACGCAGACCTCATTCTCTTGATTAGCGGACCACCCCGAGGAGGCGAAGGGGACGTTACCGCTCAGGGCATCCACCCGAGGGATAACGTCTATCTGATAAATAACTCCCTGCACGTTAGCAATGTGTACAGCCATGGGAGTAATTACTACCTGGATTTTGGCggtcggggggggagagcggcTGGCCAGGCGGAAGACTCACCCGGACGCGGCGGCTATGtaagcggtgttagcggtgtaAGCGGTGCGTCCCCCGTCAGCGGAACCGACCGAGTGCGGAAAATCCTGCAGCCGCTCCTCCTCAGCAACAATAACAACCTGAACCGAGTGGACTTGCTGCAAATATTTCAAGTGGCCATGGGGAAAAACTTTGCCATCTTTTTAACCTCCTCCCCATCCATCAATCgcattttaaacaaaaaaaaaattgattacATAAACAATATATGCTCCTTAGACGTTTTACGAAACAAAATCCCCGAGAGgaatttatttatcattgGAAAGTCCGACTTTCATCACATTATACTGCCGAGTAACTGCAAGCAGACGAGCATCCCAGTTTGCCTGCACAAGAACAAACTTATAAATGAGGTCCTCctacgaaataaaaaacataattttttaaacatatccaggaggaagaagcactCCGACCAGATTAGCTACCACAATAAGATGCTGAATTTGAAGCACCTTCATGggaagattaaaaaaagcgTCACCAACTGTAGCTTACTCTACAATGATGTGGACCAGCAGAGGTTTTCCCTCATCTTGGACGCCGCCGGTGCCAACAGGAGCTCGCTGGCGGCCTACAAGCTGAACTCTGCCAACTGTGGCACATCCAGCAGCAGGAACAGGAAGTCCATCTCCTACGTGCAGTCGTCCAGCGACCGGGTCAGCAGCAGCCACGGCCACAGCAACGGCCACAGCAATAGCAATAGCAACCGCAACAGCAGTAGCAACCGCAACATCTTCCACTTTAACTTGGGACAGCGGAGGGGCACGGCGGCGCGCGGCAAGTGCGCCTCCTCGGAGGACCGCTTTTCCGCCGCCCGCGAAGGGAGCAGCCGGGTTAGCAGCCACGTCAGCAGCGGCCGCGCAGAGAGCAACCAGGTTAGCAGCCACGTCAGCAGCGGCCGCGAAGAGAGCAACCCGGTTAGCAGTAGCCATGTCAGCAGCAGTCGCGAAGAGAGCAACCAGGTTAGCAGCCACGTCAGCAGCGGCCGCGAAGAGAGCAACCCGGTTAGCAGTAGCCATGTCAGCAGTAGCCACGTCAGCAGAAGCCGCGAAGAGAGTAACCACGAAGAGAGTAACCGCGAACAGAGCAACCAGGAGGGAGCCCCCGGAGGGGCACACAAAGAGGAGAGGGCAGGCGCCCCCCTCTCTGGCAAGGAACAGAAGGATAGCTTGTCCAGTTCCTCGAACGAGGGAGACCTGAAGAGGGAAGACAACCCGCAAAGCGGAGCCCATTTAGGGATGCCAAGTGAAGAACCCCATCTGTATGAAGAACCTGGGGAGTACTACCCCATTGGTAAAGCAAAACAGGTAAGCAGCGCGTGGGGCACACCGGGAGAGCAACTGGACCATTCGCAAAGCACACAAAATGATGGCAAGCATTTTTCATACaagagcagcagcaggagtaGTAGCAGCTGTAATAACTACCGGGCGAGTGGGCAAGCAGTGGAAAGGGATAACCAAGCAGTCATGGGTGCCTGTTCCATCGTGGGAGGGGCtaaaaaggaggagatgTGCGGGGAGAACGCGAATGGGAAGGGTGACGgagaggaaaagggaagagaagttggaggggaaaacgaaaagaaagaCGGGCAGGAGAGTGGCCCCCCCGCGAAGGAAAGGCGCAAAAGCTCCACTTgcgtaaacaaaaaaaaactcttcaGAAATATGATACTGCAAGCTAtagacaaaataaatgacaattttttaaaccagAAAAATGAGAGTGGCAGACTGGTTGATTGCGAAcaagtaaaattaaaatttaaagtttttaaaaggagGAGGTCTTGCCTCTGGAATTATTTCACCTATCATCATACGAAGCGGAAGGGTCCCTTGGGATTTAACTTGTCGGAAAATATCGTCAACATAACGCTGCTGGATGTGGCCTGTGGGGATTACCACTCGCTGATTTTGTTGGAGGTGGACACCCTCACGTGA
- a CDS encoding hypothetical protein, conserved (encoded by transcript PVX_090025A), with protein sequence MSKHKYVLDANSVIKCKDLLFTNYDCYVTEGVIKEIKDENSRRRLNNMMPLLTVARAEERDVNFVKYFAKMTGDFDSLSEVDIDVIALTYMLHRMHGDVSKLNAAPMETIYKYDQVEFDYVGRGGAATGEEGAAVEEDEAAVGEDEAANGEEEAASGEADETTASSAQPEKADSGMDDLKREDGESAGGGGMLDGGESPHESDAEEGGSPHEGDSDVESDSDGSAHEDGSLDARRRIRGCETIKEEVVQVAEAAEQEEEEEGAQWISINNYYTQNADVNMKEKFTPKVACVTTDYAMQNVLYQIGLNVITMDGYKINSIKLWGHICTSCYTFIKKSSLLFCSKCGNNNLRKVNVVVDNKLKKLVVKIPQFRVNTKNTIYSIPKKKNSSKKKFQDKLQIFREDELLIGGRKQFLTHQKKLYESQKSKKDPFSGDNLYDDCVNDWTYRTTLKNGKVAILTNPKIVVGGRKKRAHRRKKK encoded by the coding sequence ATGAGCAAGCACAAATACGTTTTGGACGCGAACAGCGTCATCAAGTGCAAAGATTTATTGTTCACAAACTACGACTGCTACGTTACCGAAGGAgttataaaagaaataaaagatgAAAACTCCAGGAGGAGACTTAACAACATGATGCCTCTGCTAACTGTTGCGCGGGCGGAAGAGAGGGATGtgaattttgtaaaatattttgccaaaatgaCTGGGGACTTCGACTCACTGAGTGAGGTAGATATAGACGTCATTGCGCTGACGTATATGCTGCACCGTATGCATGGAGATGTGTCCAAGCTGAATGCCGCTCCTATGGAAACCATTTATAAGTACGACCAAGTTGAGTTTGATTacgtggggagggggggagcagccacaGGGGAGGAGGGAGCAGCAGTTGAAGAGGATGAAGCAGCAGTTGGAGAGGATGAAGCagcaaatggggaggaggaagcagcTTCGGGGGAGGCCGATGAAACCACCGCGAGCAGCGCGCAGCCGGAAAAGGCGGACTCAGGGATGGACGATTTGAAGCGGGAGGATGGCGAatccgcgggggggggcggcatgCTCGACGGGGGAGAAAGCCCACACGAGAGTGACGCAGAGGAGGGAGGAAGTCCACACGAGGGTGATTCCGACGTCGAATCCGACTCGGATGGGAGCGCCCATGAAGACGGCTCACTCGATGCGCGACGACGCATCCGCGGGTGCGAAACGATCAAAGAGGAAGTCGTGCAGGTGGCGGAGGCGGCCgagcaggaggaagaagaagagggcgCCCAATGGATAAGCATAAATAATTACTACACGCAAAATGCAGACGTAaatatgaaagaaaaattcacCCCAAAAGTAGCATGTGTAACGACAGATTATGCCATGCAAAATGTTCTGTACCAAATAGGATTAAATGTAATCACCATGGATgggtacaaaataaattccaTAAAATTGTGGGGACATATATGCACATCATGTtacacatttataaaaaaaagttccctTCTCTTCTGCTCCAAGTGTGGAAATAATAATTTGAGGAAAGTAAATGTCGTAGTggataataaattaaaaaagctaGTCGTGAAAATCCCCCAATTTAGGGTTAATACGAAAAACACCATTTATAgcattcccaaaaaaaaaaattcttccaaaaaaaaattccaagaTAAGTTGCAAATATTTAGGGAAGATGAATTGCTCATCGGGGGGAGGAAACAATTTTTAACTCATCAGAAAAAGCTCTACGAATCGCAGAAGAGTAAGAAGGACCCCTTTAGTGGAGACAACCTCTATGACGACTGTGTGAACGACTGGACCTACCGGACGACTttgaaaaatggcaaagttGCCATTTTGACCAACCCGAAAATTGTCGTGGgcgggaggaagaagcgcgcccacaggaggaagaagaagtag
- a CDS encoding hypothetical protein, conserved (encoded by transcript PVX_090030A), whose protein sequence is MSRVNFFALPLICFLLHGLAALAKIAIENPPFVFGNSGEDKLKRAFLNVDTPWDNDDVLSKPPYSLYVTLENFPNPFIHASLCNRNGLNYSYVCDPNKILSRSTADKLEEILSYQRRNSSHHCADRGEVPYVLGVALIERLPYGVSAETFSSQILEHWKLGNRNCNDGILLLFVKDDATFVLKWRKGAQSIINFRTATAMNKSFNMYIRRYSLEYSILRAVTLTSQYLTEEIIPPTQTAQIVVALTIGIVVGLGYLACILIVFSDAQKGNI, encoded by the exons ATGAGTCGAGTTAACTTTTTTGCCCTGCCCCTCATCTGCTTCTTGCTGCACGGATTAGCGGCCCTTGCCAAAATTGCTATAGAAaaccccccctttgtgtTTGGCAACTCTGGCGAAG aCAAGCTGAAAAGAGCCTTTCTTAACGTCGACACCCCATGGGACAACGATGATGTGCTGTCCAAGCCGCCATACTCACTTTACGTAACTCTGGAAAATTTCCCGAACCCCTTTATTCACGCCTCCCTGTGCAATCGAAATGGGTTGAACTATTCCTACGTGTGCGACCCGAACAAAATCCTGTCTCGGAGCACGGCGGACAAGCTCGAAG AAATTTTGAGCTACCAAAGACGCAATTCCAGCCACCACTGCGCAGACAGAGGAGAAGTCCCTTACGT ATTAGGCGTTGCGCTGATTGAGCGCCTGCCCTATGGAGTCAGCGCCGAGACATTCTCTTCCCAAATACTGGAACATTGGAAATTGGGAAACCGAAATTGTAATGACGGaattttgctcctctttGTGAAGGACGACGCAACTTTTGTGTTGAAGTGGAGGAAAG GCGCCCAGTCGATCATCAACTTCAGAACTGCCACCGCCATGAACAAGTCCTTCAACATGTACATACGAAGGTACTCCCTGGAGTATTCCATTTTGAGAG CGGTGACGCTAACCTCACAG TACCTGACGGAGGAAATAATCCCGCCGACTCAAACGGCTCAGAT CGTTGTAGCTCTTACGATTGGGATTGTAGTGGGTCTGGGCTACCTCGCGTGCATCCTAATAG TTTTCTCCGacgcgcaaaaagggaacatataa